A stretch of DNA from Acinetobacter sp. C26M:
ATCAGATTCATCACGAATATCGGCAACCAGTGGCAACTTCTTGGCAATCATTTGATCGGCAATTTGGGTCACAACCTTTGAACCAGAAACCTGATAGGGTAATTCGCTAATCACGATTTCATTTTTCTCGACCGTATATACTGCTCGAACACGGTAACTACCACGACCTGTGGTTTGAATTTTCAGTAATTCTTCAGGCGGAGTAATAATTTCAGCTTTGGTCGGTAAATCTGGCGCAGGAATATATTCTGCTAATTTTTCATCTGTGGTTTCAGGATTGCGAATCAGTGCAATCGTGCCTTTCACCACTTCACGCAAGTTATGTGGTGGGATATCGGTTGCCATCCCTACCGCGATACCCGTGGTACCATTCAATAAAATATTGGGAATACGTGCAGGCAACGTGATTGGCTCTTTCATTGAACCATCGAAGTTATCTTGCCATTCACTGGTGCCCTGCCCAAGCTCACTCAGCAATAATTCACTATAAGCCGAAAGTTTAGCTTCGGTATAACGCATTGCCGCGAATGATTTTGGATCATCAGGTGAACCCCAGTTGCCCTGACCCTCAACCAGTGGGTAACGATAGCTAAATGGCTGTGCCATCAACACCATCGCTTCATAACAGGCTGAGTCACCATGCGGATGGTATTTACCGAGTACGTCACCGACGGTACGTGCCGATTTTTTCGGCTTACCCGTCGATTTTAAGCCCAGCTCGCTCATCGCATAGACAATACGGCGCTGTACAGGTTTTAAACCATCACTGATATGGGGCAATGCACGATCCATAATCACGTACATGGCATAGTTCAAGTAAGCCTGTTCAGTGAATTCGGCTACGGAACGGTTTTCTGTTGCATGATGTGCAAGGCTGGTCATTTCAGCGAGTCATCCAAAATCATTTATTATCGTCAATGTTTTGTATGCTATGTGGATGAAAGCGTTGTGACAAGTCCTTGTTGTTGTTTAAACGTCAAATGGTGTCTTAGGAAGATTACAATGCCTCAAAACTTAAACATTCTTCATGATTTAGAAGCTGACAAGTGGCATAAAGCCGCTATTCAAGATAATATTTTTTGCTCTTGTCATATATTTTTCTTTTAACTTAGAAAAATCAATGCTCATCTGTGGAAGAAGCAGACTCGGCATCATCTTCTTTATAAATAAATTTCGGCATTTCCAAACCAAAATAAATTGCAATCAAACGTAGCGTAAAGCCAAATACCAAGGTAAAAATCACAGTAAGATCGTGTGGTAAACCGACTTCCAAGCATACCCAATAACAAATTACCGCAACAAAGGAAATACTGGCATAGAGCTCACGACGGAACACCAAAGGGACGTCATTACACAGAATATCGCGCAGAATACCACCCGACACTCCAGTGAGTACCCCTGCAACCGCTGACACCACAAAACCATGCCCCATCGACAAGGCAATCTGGCAACCAATAATAGTAAAACCAATTAAACCTAAGGCATCGAGTACCAAGAAGATATTACGCAGATGGCGCATCCATTTGGCAATAATAATCGTGACAAAGGCAGCAATACAGGTCAGTACTAAATATTCAGGATGCTTGACCCAGGTTAAAGGATAATGCCCGAGCAGCACATCACGTACTGAGCCACCACCTAATGCCGTGACACAGGCAATCAGTACCACACCAAACCAGTCCATACTGCGTCGACCTGCGGACAATGCACCTGTCATCGCTTCCGCAGTAATGGCAATAATATAAATTACGGTGAGTAACATCTGCCTACATCCCTAAATCAGGCGTAAAAGTGTGCGCTATTCTAAGACAAACTTAGATGAATTGCGCACAACATTGCTTAAATTTTTTCCCTGAGCCACAAATGCAGGGTTGTTTCATGGTGATTTGCATGTCTAGAGTCGGGTCAAGGAAATACCACTGTTGTTGATGCAATACAAAATGTGAAATTTCATGATGAATATGGGCCTGTTTACCATCATGATAATGTGCCTTGAACTCAACCAGCGCATGGGTTTTATCCAGCTTGGGTTGATGCTGCACCACGTCCAGTTTGAGCCATTGATTCGATTGGCTCCAGTCGGCAATCGCTGCCCGATCTAAAGCGCTTTGCTGCCCCAAGGCTGTCGTTTGCAGAATATAGTCAATCTGTTGCAATGCAAAAGCACTATAACGTGAGCGCATCAATTGCTCCGCAGTTTGAGCAACTTGCTGTTTTAAGTGCAACGGCTGACAACATGCAGCATATCGCCCCTGCCCACATGGACAATTTTGTGATGGTGTCATTTCCAATTCTCAAATGAAAATAGCCCTGAGAAAAACCTTGTACCACAAGGTCAAACTCAAAGGCTATTTGCTAAAGCTTAATTATTTCTCGGTTGTCTTCTCTTTCGCAAGGATGCGCACTTTTTCAATCTTGTGCCCATCCATTGTCACCACTTCAAAACGATAGCCATCGACTTCAATCATGTCACCATTTTCAGGTAAACGACCCAGATGGAATAAGATATAACCCGACAAGGTTGAGTATTCTTCGCTTTCGTCGACCAAATCTTTGCCCAATAACAAAGAAACGTGACGAATGTCGGTTGAACCTTCTAACAACATAGAACCGTCATCTAGACTTTCTGCAGTTGCTTCCAATTCATCTTCATCAGGGAATTCACCCGCAATCGCTTCTAGCATATCAATTGGAGTGGCTATCCCTTCAATCGAACCATATTCGTTCAGGACAATCGCCATTTGTAATGGTGCTTGACGTAATTGCTCCATCACCATCAACACTTGTGCATTTTCATGCACAATCACAGGTTCGCGTAAGTGTTTACTGAAATCAATCGCACCAGTTTCGATATATTCATTCAATACTTTATGGGTGAGAACAATACCTTCGATATTGTCTAACTCACCACGGGCAATGATCAAACGCGAATGGGTCATTGCCATTAAACGTTCTTTTAACTCAGCTGGATCATCATCCAAGTCTAGCCACTCCAACTCTGGACGCGGTGTCATCACCGACTTGACTGGACGCTCAGATAAACCCAATACCCCTTGAACCAAGACACTGTGATATACGCCATTGTCTTCATCAAAGACTTCTTTGGCATAAGCTTGAGTCGCTAAAACATCTTCTGCTTCTTTGTTCTGACTTTCGTTACCATTGCCCTTACTGCCCAACATACGCAGTACGGCAGAGGCGGTGCGGTAACGTAAATCGGTGGTCGTCACCAATTTCTCTTGGTTACGACGCATGGTTTGGTTGACCATTTCCACCAACACCGAGAAACCAATCGCAGCGTATAAATAACCTTTTGGAATATGGAAACCAAAGCCTTCAACCACCAATGAGAAACCAATCATCATCAGGAAGCCAAGACACAGAATCACCACGGTTGGGTGCTTATTCACAAAGTCCATCAGTGGTTTTGATGCCCAAAGCATAATACCAACAGCAATAATCATTGCCAGCATCATTACACTTTGATGCTTCACCATACCAACCGCAGTAATCACACTATCTAAAGAAAAGACTGCATCTAAAACTACAATCTGAACAATAACCATCCAGAAAGTGGCATGCACTGGATTTTCTTCTTTCAGTGTTTGGTGCCCCTCAATTCGCTCATGCAGCTCCATGGTGCCCTTAAATAATAAGAACACACCACCAAACAATAAAATTAGGTCACGACCAGAAAAGGCATGATCAAAAATATGAAACAGTGGTTCAGTGAGTGTCACGACCCATGCAATTGCCGCAAGCAATCCCAAACGCATCAGCAAGGCGAGAATCAAACCTACTCTACGAGCAGCATTGCGTTGTTCTGGTGGTAATTTCTCTGCCAGAATTGCAATAAAAACGAGGTTATCAATACCTAATACAATTTCAAGCACCACCAATGTGGCTAAGCCAACCCATGCAGCTGGATCAGACATCCATTCAAGAATCATTGAGGTGACCCCTCTGCAAAATCAGCAATATTGTTATGAAGTTGAGATTTTAAAAGGTCGGCACAAACAGCCAAAACATTTTTTTTAGGAAATAAGAACAATGCGGAGCGACAACAACCACTACTCATAGAGGGACAAAGATTAATAAAAGGATTTTCAGTATAGGCAAGATTGCAGTGAAATTCATCTTTTTTTGTGTTGAGGATGTTTTCAAATTCTTTCGAGGTACATCAAAAGCCCATTGTATGTAAAGTGTGCATAAAACTGTCACAAACCTGATTTAGCCTAGACAAGCACAATGAAAATGATAAGGTGAAAATAAACGAATGAATAGTGTATTAAGAATGACAGAGAAAAAAAGCATTAACCCGACTCCCATAACGACCCAATCTCTTATTGCGCTATATTGCGGTTCACGTACAGGCAACAAGCCAATTTACCGAGACAAGGCCATTGAACTTGCCCAGCATATTGCCAATCAAGGCTTCGGTATAGTCTACGGTGGTGCCAGTATTGGCTTAATGGGACAAGTGGCAGATACCGTACTGGAACATAGTGGCGAAGTAGTTGGTGTGATACCAGAATTTATGCTGGATTATGAAATTGCCCACCATAAACTAACCGAACTGCATATTGTCAGTAGCATGCATGAACGCAAAGCCCTAATGGCTGAACGTGCCAGTGCCTTTATTGCTCTACCAGGTGGTTTGGGAACTTTTGAAGAGATTCTGGAAATTGCCACTTGGGGACAACTCAACCAGCACCAGAAACCGATGATCATTTATAACGTAAACCGTTTTTATGATGCCTTGATTGCACAGCTTGATCATGCGGTTGAAGAAGGCTTCTTACCACCGCAGCACCGTGCCAAAGTGATTATTTGTGAAACACTGGAACAGATTTCAAGTGTGATTAAAAACTTAAATACACCCAGCCATATTGAAGTTTAAAACCACCCCATATAAAAAAAGCGGATCACATCGACCCGCTTTTTTTATATCTAAGACTTATTGTACATTCACTTGATATACCGCAGTTGAACCACTGACTTCATTACCCACCACCAATAAAGGCTTGCCGTTTGGTGAGTCTTTTGCTGTTATGAAAATCAAACCTTCGGGTCCTAAATCGCCCTGTTTTGCAGCATCGGTTTCAACAAAATTACGCGTCGTAAAATATTCAATAAACTTCGGTTTATTCGGTGTGCTAATGTCATACACCATCACCCCACTCATCCGCTCTAAGCCAATAAAAGCAAAAGTTTTCTTCCCAATCGTACCGATAGCAATACCCTCAGGCTCAGGACCTTTAGCTGCACTTCGTTTATCAAACGCTACTTCCTCATGATCAGTATTAAAGTAATTCGGGAAAAGCTCTGCTATTTTCTTTTCGAATTCGCTACCAGAGTCCCAGATCATTTGACCTTGAGTATTCCAGATACTGAATGAACGTGCACCATAAGCGTAAAGCTTGTCATAGACCAAATAACCATCTGCATCCAGTTTTGGGGTACCATCCGCAGACATCTGGTAACCCTTGGTCCAAGTTACTTTTAAACGGCCTAATTGGCTATCTTCACGACATCCTTTTGCATCTGTTGTCGTTGCCCCACAATAACCAAATACTGCGGCATTCAATCTCGCACCTTTGACGCCCACCGCAATTTTCTGCAAATGTGCTGGATATTCGTCTTTCACTTTATTGGTAAAACCACTGCTCTTGAATAAATCTTTCACACGTATTTCTTCGACAAAACCTTTGCTGGTATCACCGCCAAAATATGCATCTGAATCTTTTAACCAAGCTCTTGCATCACCTTCATTCGCAGTAACCAAATAGGTTTGACCATTGGCTTGATAATTGGCAATCGAGTCAGGTTGATACATACCAACCAAGCCAGCCCATGTTTTGATATCGATCTTTTTGTCTTTATCACTGACATCCAGTTCATTACCAATTTGCCCATGATCTTTATAACCCAATGGATAAATATCGGTGACTTTCTGCTGAGCGATATCTATTCGTGCAATCGCATTGTTTTCTTGCAGCGTGACCCACGCAGTTTTGCTGTCTGCAGAAATGGTTATATATTCTGGTTCTAAATCCTGAGCCACACTCGCATTTGGTCCAAAAATACGCACACCTTTAGCGATTAAATCCGCCTTTTGTGTATTCCATGCCTTAAAGTCCGCTACGCTGGCTTTGGGCTGTTGAATATTGCTGATATCAATAATGCTGACTGAACCTTCAGGATCAACTGAGTAGTCATCATTTGGTTCACCTTCATTGGCGACCAAAACAGTTTTGCCATCTGGGCTAAAAGTCAACATATCGGGCAAAGAACCCACGGTAACTTTGCTGATAAAACTTAAGTCTTTGGCATTAAAAAATACCACAATACCTGTATCAGTTTTTTTCTCGGCTTGGACCGCAATCGCAACAATGCCATTTTTAACCGCAACGCTGTTCACTTCCGAATTGGCTAAATAAGTACGGGCAGAAAGCTCTGCAAGATGAACTGGCTTTTCAGGTTTAGATGCATCTAAGACATCGACTAAGCCCTTTTGGGCATTAACCACAAAGAGCCGTTTGCTAGCGGCATCATAAGCGGGAATTTCAGCAGCACTTTTAGCGAAAACATTGGTTTCATAGCGCCCCAATAAACTTAACTTAATCGTTTCAGGCGTTGCTTCGACCACTTCCTCTACTGGAGTGTTTGTTTTGTGATTGTCGTTGTCATCATTACACGCCACTAACCCCACCGACAGTAACGCTGTCAGTAACACTGAAATCTTAAATTTCATGATCAAATTCCATACAATTTATTCTGTATGGCTAATCTAGTCGTTGGTGATGCAAATTAGATGACACTTTAATGTCAGTTTCATGACCACTCTTTGACAATTTTAGGCTTTATTTCACGCACAGTTGCATTAAACTAAAACTGCCTTTTTATCCATCATGGCTCATGACAACGACAACACATCAAGCGGTACAGCCTGAATTCCGAATGTTGGTGCTCTTGGTCTCGATTGGCTTTTTTATGCAAGCCTTGGACACCACCATCGTCAACACGGCAATTCCTGCCATGGCAGTACAACTCAATGAAAATCCCCTGCAAATGCATGGTGTCATTGTAGCCTATGTGCTGTCGGTTGCAGCATGTATCCCTTTAAGTGGTTGGTTGGCTGATCGCTTCGGTATTCGTAATATCTATCTGAGTTCCATGGTGATTTTCAGCTTGGCCTCGCTTGGCTGTGGCTTATCACAAAACCTAGAACAATTATTATTTTTCCGCGTCATTCAAGGCATCGGTGGTGCTTTGCTGATGCCCGTAGGGCGTTTGGCTTTATTAAAACTGATCCCACGCTCCCAATTTCTGTCTGCCATGAGTCTGATGAGCCTTGCAGGTTTGATTGGTCCATTAATGGGACCGACCTTGGGTGGTTGGCTAGTTGAAGTGACAACCTGGCACTGGATTTTTTTGATTAATCTGCCAATGGGTCTACTCGGCATGATCATGACTTTTAAAGTCATGCCGAACCAGAAAGAGCCAACAGTCAAATCCTTCGATTTAAGCGGTTTTATCCTGTTAATGGTCGCAATGGTTGGTCTGTCTTTAGGGATTGAAAATATTGCTTCATCTCAATATTCCAGCCTGATCAGTATTGGTCTACTCATTGCAGGATTGTTTGCAGCAATAGGCTATGCCTACCATGCGCATACGCATCAAAATGCGCTCTTTCATGGTCGCCTATTTCGCTACAAAATTTTCTCGATTGGCGTATTGGGCAATTTCTTTGCCCGTCTCGGCAGTAATGCGATTCCGTTCATCTTGCCATTGATGTTACAAGTGGCTTTTGGTTTCGAGCCGTTCATTACTGGCTTAATGATGATTCCAATGGTATTAGGCTCATTATTTTCCAAACCGATTATTCGCCCTTTGATTCAACGGGTCGGCTATCGTCGTTTTCTACTGACCAATACCGTCTTGGTTGGTTTGTGCATCGCCAGTTTTTCATTGATGACAGCCGCGATACCGCTTTGGTTGAAAGTGCTACACCTGTTTATCTTCGGTACACTCAATTCGCTACAATTTGTCGGCATGAATACCCTGACCCTGAAAGACTTAGCACAACAAGATGCCAGCAGTGGCAATAGCTTCTTATCCATGATTATGATGCTTTCAATGAGTATCGGGGTAGCGTTGGCAGGGACACTGATTAATGTGTTTGGGCAACACCTCTCAAGTGCATCACTAAGTACGGCATTCCATGCCACCTTGATCACACTTGGCTGTATTAACATCATTACCGCACTGGTATTTTGGCAAATCCCCAAAGAAACTACAGATTAAAGCGAAGAACCTAGAATTCGAGCCAATAAACAGAATAAGGAAAAGTAAAATGATCGTTCCCCAACATTGGGCAGAGGCCAAAACAAAAACCAAGATTGCAGGGCGACAATACACCATTAAACGCTTTGGTTGGTCAGATCAAAACCTTGCAGCAGCGCAATCGCATGCCGAGCAACGTGTAGCCGAAGCAATTGAAAGGATTAAGGCTGGTGAAAATATCCGAAGAATCGACCATAAAATTCCCTACAATGGTGCCGAAGGTGTACCAATCAGAGAACAGATTATTGCTCAGCATGATGATGTCATTATCACGCGAAACTCCTACGGCGCATTATGCTTAAATACCCCAGATGTGTTATTTGCAGATATCGATTTCGAATACGTACCTCGCTTTAGACTATATCTGTTGGCTTTTTCATTATTAATGCTGCTCGCGAGTATTGGGGCTGTTTACTTTGGTTCATGGATGATCTTGGGAATTGGATTGATTGTTTCCCTTATCTTGACAGGGCTAGTTGGCAAAGGGCTGTTCTATTTACAAAGCAAGTTGTTTGGAACTCCTGAACAGCGTGCATTGTCATCGATTCAGGATTTCTCTCAACAGCATCCCACATGGCATTTACGTGTTTATCTCACGCCAAAAGGTTATCGTGTGTTGGTAATGCATCAGATCTTTGAACCTAAAAGTAATGAAGCTCAATTATTATTTAACGCCATTCATGCAGATCCCAACTACGTCAGAATGTGTAAAAACCAGAATTGCTTCCGAGCCAGAATCAGCCCAAAACCTTGGCGAATTGGTGTGAATCGCTTAGCACTCGGGGTCTGGCCCGTCAGCGAAGCACGTTTAGTGATACGTGAAAACTGGGTTCGAGACTATCAGAAACAAGCTGAGAACTATGCATCATGCAAATTTGTGGCACAATTAGGCAGTCAGGTCACCCACATGAAGGCGAAGCGAGTACAATCTCTACATGACCAATACTGTAAATCTGACACTCGCTTAGACATCGCATAATACAAATGATATGGCAAAAAAATCGATAAAATTTCCACGCACTCAACATTACCCGACTTATGCCAGTATCGGTTTAGCCGTTATGTTGGGTGTGGTCAGTTACTTTGGTTTGTTCTATCAGCAAAAGGCCTCGGCACAAGATTATTCCATCCGTGGCTTTGATGTGTCTCATCATCAAGGTGAGATTAACTGGAACAAAATCTCGCCGATGCAATATCAATTCGTTTATTTAAAAGCCACGGAAGGCGGTGATTTTAGAGATCGTAACTTTCAGAAAAACTGGCTCAAAGCACGTGAACGTGGCCTGCATGTGGGTGCTTATCATTTTTATCGGCTGTGTCGTGATGGCGCCATACAAGCTGAAAATTTTATTGCGACCGTTCCGAAAAAAGCCGATGCCCTACCACCTGTGATCGATTTGGAATATGACAGTAACTGCATCAACACCTATACCAAAGAGCAGCTACTCAAAGAAATTCAGGTCATGCATGACCAACTGCAACAACATTATGGTAAACAGCCGATTTTTTATATTTCCAAAAGCTTTTACCACATTGTTTTGATGGGAAACTTTAATCAGACCCCACTTTGGGTTCGTGATTATGAAGGTAAACCTGAACTCAAAGATGGTCGACAATGGCTGTTTTGGCAGCATAGCAGCCAAGGCAAAATCGATGGCATTCCTAAAACCGTGGATTTAAATGTTTATGCCGAATCCCCAAAACAATGGCGGATTTTTCTGAAAACACAAGGCATTGAAGATGCCAAATGAGCTACGCAAAATCATCCATATTGATATGGATGCCTTTTATGCCTCAGTTGAGCTCAAAGATCGCCCAGATCTGAAAGATTTACCTGTGGTGATTTCCTCACATCATCCAAGAGCCGTCATTGCCGCAGCGTCTTATCCTGCCCGTGTCTTTGGACTCCGTTCTGCCATGTCGATGGGACAAGCCAAAAAACTCTGCCCGCAAGTCATCGTGATCGAACCGAATTTTGAAAAATATCGCGAAGTTTCTGCTCAAATTCATCAGATTTTTCAGCAATACACATCCTTAATTGAACCGCTTTCTTTAGATGAAGCCTATTTGGATGTGACTGAAAACTTAAAAAATATTGCCAGTGCCACGGAAGTCGCTACACAGATCCGTGCTGATATTTTTGCAGTCACAGGACTGACCGCCTCTGCGGGCGTGGCACCAAATAAGTTTTTGGCAAAAATTGCCTCGGATTGGAATAAACCCAATGGCTTATTTGTGATTAAACCCAATCAGGTGCTACGTTTTATTCAAGATTTAGCCTTGAATAAAATTCCTGGGGTGGGGAAAGTCACCCAAGAACGACTGCAACAACTGAATTTACATACCTTGGGCGATCTGCAAAAAATCGACGAAAATGTGCTGATTCATCATTTTGGAAAGTACGGCAAACAACTGTATTTATATGCACAAGGCATTGATCATCGACCAGTCAAAGCGGAGCGGGAACGTCAGCAGATTTCTAAGGAAATTACTTTTGACGATGATTACACTCTTGCTCAATGCAGCCATGCATGGCAGCCATTGACTGAACAAGTCTGGCGCAGCCTGAATAAAAAGCAGCTGACTGCCCGTGGTGTAACCGTCAAACTCAAGCTTAAAAATTTCCAAGTCTTACAGCACAGTAAAAGCTTTAAACAGCCACTGCAATCGCAACAAGACTTGGGACAAGTGCTATTACAACTGCTCGATGAAATGCATATCGACCCAGAATTTCAATTTCGTCTGGTTGGGGTAGGTGTTTATCAATTACAACCGCTACAGGAAGAATCACAACTTTCTTTATGGTGATGCGGTTTTTTTGTACAACCATACAATACTGACTGAAATTTATGTTTGCTTTTTATCCAATTTTCAGTACTCTAAACAGCGCAATAACATTATCCGTGTGACTTGCTTTGCTAAAGAAATCCTCACTTTTAGCATCTGCTCCTGTGGTTGGCGTGACGATCAAATCCGAATATTACAGGGCACTTCAAGTGTTCTTTATCAAGCCCCCTTCCCTATAAATATCTCAATTTAATCCTGCTCTCCTTGGCTACTTCAGTTAAACTCAGTTCATAAAACTAGAATATTTACGATTACGATTCGCTTATGAAGCAAAAACAAATTCTCTGTGTCGAAGATGAAGCTGCCATTGTCCTGCCGCTACGTTATGCGCTTGAGCGTGAAGGCTGGTCAGTCAGTTGGGCCAATACAGGCACACAGGCACTGCAATTACTGACGCAACAATCCTTTGATTTTATTATTTTAGATGTCGGACTCCCTGATCTGAATGGTTTCGAAGTCTGCAAACAATTACGCCAGAAAGACCAAACTCCTTTGCTATTTTTAACAGCACGTGATGATGAAATTGATCGAGTGGTCGGTCTAGAAATTGGTGCAGATGATTATTGCAGTAAACCGTTTAGTGCTCGTGAGATTGTGGCGAGAATTAAAGCGATTTGGCGCAGGATGGAAGTTCAGGCTCAGCCTGTTACAACATCTGTACCAACACCAGAAACTGAAGTCATTTTGCAATCAGCAATCTGGTCATGTAACCCACAGTCCTTGCAAATTAATTATCATCAGCAGGCACTACAACTGACTCGCTATGAATACCGCTTGTTATTTTTATTGATTCAACATCCAGAACAGGTATTTAGCCGTCAACAATTGATGGATCATATTTGGGAACATCCTGAACATAGCTTAGAACGTACCGTCGACACCCATATCAAAAGTTTAAGGCAAAAGCTCAAACAGATTACTCCACATGATGATCCGATTCGAACCCATCGTGGCTTTGGCTATAGTTTGATGAAGTTGGGCTAAAGCATGTCAATCTTTGTCCGTATCTGGTTTTTCTTTAGCTTGGTGGTGGTACTGAGTCTAGGTTTTATCGCTTATACCCTAACCCAGCAAGTGAAACCCAATGTACGACAAGTGGTTGAAGATACCCTCGCTGAAAATGCCAATATCATTGCCCAACTGATTGCGGAAGATGTCTATCACCATCAGGTGGATACGCCCGAATTTGATCAAAAAATTCAGGCAGCTTTATCTCGTCAACTGAATGCTACCATTTGGCAGCATCGCAAAGAACAGATTAACCAACAACTGTACATAACTGATCCCAAAGGCATCGTGATTTACGACTCGGAAGGCGAAGCTGTTGGGCAAGACTATTCGAAATGGAATGATGTCTACTTAACACTACGCGGCAAATACGGCGCACGTTCAACGGCAACCAATCCCTATGATCGCAATAGCAGTGTCATGCATATTGCAGCTCCGATTATTTACCAACAGCAATTGCTCGGTGTGGTCAGTATTGGTAAACCCAATCAGTCGGTACAACCTTATATCGAGCGCGCTGAACAGCAACTAATTTATCAAGCCCTCTGGATTGCAGCGCTCAGCTTATTATTGGCGAGCATGGTAGCGTATTGGCTAAGACATAGTATTGATCGCGTCCGACGCTATGCACAGGCATTGGCACCCGTGAATCAGGCACCTTTCTTTTATTCAGCTAAAGAACTCAATCAAGTGACTCAAGCACTGAGCGAAATGCGGGAAAAACTGGAAGATCGTGGCTATGTGGAGAACTATGTCAATACATTGACCCATGAACTCAAGAGCCCCCTCACTGCGATTCAAGCCAGCGCTGAATTACTTCAAGATGATTTACCACTGGCGGATCAGCAACAGTTTGCCCATCATATTATGCAGCAAAGTCAGCGTTTGCAGTCCTTGATTGAACGAATGTTGTTACTAACGCGCCTCGAAAAAAATCAGCATGTTTTAGAGTTTCAAGACTTAGACCTAAACGAGCTCATTCAACAATGCTTTCAGCAACAGCATACTGCTTTGCAACTGAAACAGATCCAAATACAACTTGATCTGCCCCAATACTGTTCGATCCATGCCGATCCCTTTTGG
This window harbors:
- the dinB gene encoding DNA polymerase IV, giving the protein MPNELRKIIHIDMDAFYASVELKDRPDLKDLPVVISSHHPRAVIAAASYPARVFGLRSAMSMGQAKKLCPQVIVIEPNFEKYREVSAQIHQIFQQYTSLIEPLSLDEAYLDVTENLKNIASATEVATQIRADIFAVTGLTASAGVAPNKFLAKIASDWNKPNGLFVIKPNQVLRFIQDLALNKIPGVGKVTQERLQQLNLHTLGDLQKIDENVLIHHFGKYGKQLYLYAQGIDHRPVKAERERQQISKEITFDDDYTLAQCSHAWQPLTEQVWRSLNKKQLTARGVTVKLKLKNFQVLQHSKSFKQPLQSQQDLGQVLLQLLDEMHIDPEFQFRLVGVGVYQLQPLQEESQLSLW
- the creB gene encoding two-component system response regulator CreB; translated protein: MKQKQILCVEDEAAIVLPLRYALEREGWSVSWANTGTQALQLLTQQSFDFIILDVGLPDLNGFEVCKQLRQKDQTPLLFLTARDDEIDRVVGLEIGADDYCSKPFSAREIVARIKAIWRRMEVQAQPVTTSVPTPETEVILQSAIWSCNPQSLQINYHQQALQLTRYEYRLLFLLIQHPEQVFSRQQLMDHIWEHPEHSLERTVDTHIKSLRQKLKQITPHDDPIRTHRGFGYSLMKLG
- the creC gene encoding two-component system sensor histidine kinase CreC, coding for MVVLSLGFIAYTLTQQVKPNVRQVVEDTLAENANIIAQLIAEDVYHHQVDTPEFDQKIQAALSRQLNATIWQHRKEQINQQLYITDPKGIVIYDSEGEAVGQDYSKWNDVYLTLRGKYGARSTATNPYDRNSSVMHIAAPIIYQQQLLGVVSIGKPNQSVQPYIERAEQQLIYQALWIAALSLLLASMVAYWLRHSIDRVRRYAQALAPVNQAPFFYSAKELNQVTQALSEMREKLEDRGYVENYVNTLTHELKSPLTAIQASAELLQDDLPLADQQQFAHHIMQQSQRLQSLIERMLLLTRLEKNQHVLEFQDLDLNELIQQCFQQQHTALQLKQIQIQLDLPQYCSIHADPFWLKQALNNLLDNARDFCPPQGKIAVQVQQDLTHQSITLLFFNEGDAIPEYALTRVFETYFSLPRPHNQQRSTGIGLSIVQQIIQQHHSQISIQNIEANRLGFLATHQSGVLLTLTLHTNFT